Proteins encoded within one genomic window of Halocatena marina:
- a CDS encoding HD domain-containing protein, protein MEADLRDNGGRTYDPDADHSFPDKRVNAILDYVDDDEEISAYLEAQNVNPVTRKGYNDHGKKHISIVRNRALCLYDLLKAGGVEFNGARQHDLDEADEAVIIALAAVLHDIGHVVHRDRHPYYSIPLAADILDRVLGEFYEIPELVRMKGEILHAILCHHTEEQPLTVEAGVLRVADALDMERGRSRMPYNQGGRGIDTLSSQAIAQVALLEGDEYPVLVEITMTDAAGVYQVDELLKAKLNESRIEEYIRIIAMNTREDALLERIEL, encoded by the coding sequence ATGGAAGCCGACCTGCGGGACAACGGTGGCCGTACGTACGACCCGGACGCGGACCACTCGTTCCCCGATAAACGAGTGAACGCGATACTCGATTACGTCGACGACGACGAAGAGATATCGGCCTACCTCGAAGCGCAGAACGTCAACCCAGTCACTCGAAAGGGATACAACGACCACGGAAAAAAGCATATCAGCATCGTCCGCAATCGTGCGCTCTGTCTGTACGATCTCCTGAAAGCGGGCGGCGTCGAGTTCAACGGCGCGAGACAGCATGATCTCGACGAGGCCGACGAAGCGGTTATCATCGCGCTCGCTGCTGTGCTCCACGACATCGGACACGTCGTCCACCGCGATAGACATCCATACTACTCCATCCCGCTTGCTGCCGATATTCTCGATCGTGTGTTGGGTGAGTTTTACGAAATCCCTGAACTCGTCCGAATGAAAGGCGAAATTCTGCACGCGATCCTCTGTCACCATACCGAAGAACAACCGCTCACCGTCGAAGCAGGCGTCTTGCGAGTCGCCGATGCGCTTGACATGGAACGTGGCCGATCGCGTATGCCCTATAATCAGGGCGGCCGTGGCATCGATACCCTTTCGAGTCAAGCTATCGCACAAGTGGCGCTCCTCGAAGGAGACGAGTATCCTGTCCTCGTCGAGATCACGATGACCGACGCTGCTGGCGTCTATCAGGTAGACGAGCTCCTGAAAGCGAAGCTTAATGAATCACGTATCGAAGAATACATTCGAATTATCGCCATGAATACCCGCGAAGACGCGCTTCTCGAACGTATCGAACTGTAA